The Juglans regia cultivar Chandler chromosome 10, Walnut 2.0, whole genome shotgun sequence genome includes the window CCAGACGTGTCCGCAACATGGGCTGAAATATCGGAGAAACAGATGTTGATATTGGCCCATAGAAGAAACTGCACTTCCCAAGTAAAAGGAGTTTTGGAGAGTCCACCGGGTTATTTCCACTCTGAATTGTGATTGCAGGTGTGCAGATTTGGTGCCGCAGCGCTCAACATCAACATTTGGCTCCGTTTGTGGGATCTCTACTTCTTGTAAATTTGTTGAAGATGCCCACTACCCAACCTATCACTCGTTCTCTTAGTGTGGCAGAAAAGGAGATCCCCCGATCTCTTAACACTCGAGTCCAGCAAATAGCTAAATTGGAATATCACTTTTTGGTTGACAATAGCAGATATCATCCTTCAGCCAGATAAAGAAACTCTAACTCAGCTCTGAGCTAAAGGACCACAAAACAGGGATCAAAGGAATCCTCATGTGGAGGATGAAAAAGTGGGGAAGCAATAGTACAGCTGGAGTGCGAGaacaagaggaaaaacaatCCTCCTGACATGCTACAAGAGTTCTGTTGATATAAAAGTATGCGTTGGCATATCTTTGTgggaaataaaaaacaaactagtCCATATGAGTTCTAATTTTCTAGTTTAAAGCATGAGGACAGTTTGCTCGAAGAAACTGCAAAGAAAATGGCCAAAGAGTGGCTTCGCTCGACATGTGCTCGAAAGTTGTTCATGTgaaactacttataaaaaataaaaaaaaaaattgttcatgtGAAACTCACCCAGTGAGTTTGCTCCACTTTACACTCGTTATTGGCTCGAGCAAGACTCTACACAGAGAGTTCACTTGACAACACACTCAACCAAAAAATAGGCAGCCAGTTCACTCAATGCCGGGGCCATGTTTGCTCAATTGAATATTAGTGGGTTCAGTAAATTAAGTCCGATTTGGACTCCTGAAGTGCTCCACATTAACTCTAGGTATTTATAGTTTAACAAGCACGATTTCTAGGGCTAAGTGTGAGGACCCAGCGGCTGAACTCATCATATTCTTGAGAGAAAAATCTAGATAGATCCATTGTATATTCAAGACACTTTATCACCTGATAAACAGACCTTCATCCCTTCATGTTCATGTTGGTTTCTTAGTGAGTCCATCGGTGTGAACAAGTTTGTTGGCCAGAGGGACTTCCGGAGCTGTAGAGGTAGAGAGATCGAGTACATAGTCATGGTGAAACTATAGAAAAGCTGGAGGCTCAGAGCTAGCGAGGTGCAGACATCAAGTGGCTACTTGTGGAGAAGCTATGGAAAGGACAGAAATTCGGAATTGCCAAGATTGAGTGGGTCATTCATGGTGTTGCAAGCcagattttgaaatttaaggGTTTGTAAATGTTTCTAAATTGGTAATAACAAACTAATTTCTGTATCGGATTTTATGTTGTAACTTCCATCGGAGtggtttcaaattttgaagacaTTCTTCAAATGTGTTTCCACTTTTTATTGCCAAAATTCCTTTGTGGTGATTTTTCTTGCTTTGGTTGATATAGTGTCGTTAATTTGAATCGCCGAACTGAAAATTTTTACCCAGTCGGAAGGAACCTATTACCCACCTTTTTACCCAGTCGGAAGGAACCTATTACCCACCTTATAGGTGCACCTGGTATCAAATCTATTGATTTTTCAGTTGGTTCACTTTGCTAGGATTCAATTCCTAAGTGTAATATTGCACTAGGCAATTAAAATGGATAGATCCCAACCTCTTTCGTCAACTCCCTATTTTGATGGTTGGAAAGTTCGAATGAGAGCTATTCTAAAGTCAATGGATGAACAGGTGTGAAGATCTATGTAGAAGACATGATAGTGAAGACTACAAAGGCCACCTCCTATGTAGGCAGGTCATTCTTTAGACTAAGGAAAATTCCATGGAATTTGAACCCAAAGAAGGCAATAATGGCAATGGAAGCGCCAGGGTGCAAGAGGGACCTACAGAGGCTCACGACACAGGTGGCAGCACTCAACCAATTCATCTCAAGATCTACAGTTCCTCCCTTTCTTCAAAGTATTACAAAAGGCCTTTGAATGGAATGTGTGTGAGAAAGCTTTCCAGCCATTGAAAGGATATTTGATGAATCCACATTACTAAGTCAAATTAAGAACAGAGAAGTACTTTGCGATCTCTCCATCAGCTGTGAGTTCGGCACTCGTTAGAGAGGAAAACGGGAAAGAAAGGCCAGTGTAATATACAAGCCAAGAGTTGAAAGGAGTAGAGGAGAGGTATTCAGAGATGGAAAAATTAGCTTTTGCAGTGGTAGTGGCTGCAAGGAAGCTCAGGCCGTGCAAGTTCTTACCGATGAGCCCATACAAAAGCTGTTGCAGAGCCCAGACCACTCTGGCAGACTTATCAACTGGTCTGCAGATTCTCATATTGAATACTGTCCTAGGACAGCTCTTCTAGGAGTAAATAAACTCCTCTAGTTGGTGGAAACGTGGTGTAAAGAAATATAGCATATCTGGATGGCCGCTGGTTTTAAAATGAAAGGGATACACGCTGAAAGCAGAGTTAATTCGTTGTGTGCTGTGAATGGCAGAAAGAGAAACGAAGCAatggttttttttgttattcaaCCAGTTTGAAAGTAATCACTCAGTTCTTTCTTAATACAATTAAGAATCCTGATGCAACTGCGAGTAATCCTAAGCAAATACTCCAAATTCTACACAAAACCAACAACACAATCACTAAAGAGCCTAGAATTGACTTGAGCTTATAATTCTTTTCCAACTTGACTTACGCAGCATCACTCTCAGATCTGACCGAGCAGTCCTAATGGCTTTCTATAAAAATTCATCATGTTTCATagaaaatatgaataagaaTCTGAATCTTTTCCTTTCGTAAAGaagtaaatgattttttaattatgtaatacAATGCCAGTTCCTTAATTTAGTCCGGGGGCCATGTCCTACCAGTTCAAACATTAAACATTAAATCGTCCTACATTCAGAATTAATAGATGAAACTAGATTCTGAACGCATACCTGGAAGGGAATTTGCAATTATCATGACCTGCaataaaaagattgaaaaatattaactaataCAAAATCCTACAATGATTGAGAATAAACAAGAAAGAGTCCAAATTCCGCAGATCCAAAAACCCAGCAAACCCGAAATTTAAGTTGCTTTAAAGAGATCCAAACTAAACAAGGTTAACGAAAAAAATTAATGGGGTTATTAAAATCAGATCTAATTACACTCCAAACAAACTCGGACGGAAAAAATCCGAATAACAAACATAAAAGgcttaaaataagataaaaataagaaaagaaatattttgtttttggcacTCACTGGGGTTCAAAGAAGTGAGGGCGGCAGTGTTATCAAAGAAGCAACCGTCGTCGGACAAGCCGTGCTTCAAGTAGTAGTCATTGAAGGCAAAGGAGGCGGTAGCCTGGATGTCGTGCGGGTCGTAGCATGGACCGCCATTCTGGATTGGACCGCAGTCAGCGGCGCCGGGCCCGCATACCCAGTCCAGAGCCGACTGCAAAGCTGCATCCTCCGCGTTGTTCTTGGCCACGCACCACAGCTCCGTGCCAACGACACCGTTCTGGGCCCTCGAAACTGTTCTCTGATTCGGGATGGAGGCACGGGAGAGAGTGAAATCGGGTAGGGTCAGCAAAAGCAAGAGAGAGAATAACCCAAAGCTTGTTGTCATTTTCTTTCTGAAAGAGAGTGATTTGGgtacgaagagagagagatgaaaatgaGATCTTGCCGTTCGGAGGTGATGAGGTTCTGAGTTGAGGTGACAGACGAAAAATGTGACCGTTACTGTGACTTTTGGGAGGGGGGATGGAGTGGAATTGACGAAGCAATGGAAAGTGGAAACACAGATGTGGGAGATGGGAAGTAGTATGAAACACACACtaatagtaaattagtaatagatACTCTCAGTGAGATCTGTCTATTGCTTTTGTCTTGTAGCCGTTACCAACTTTAACAGCTAGTCTGTTTTGACTGTAACTCGATCACTAGTGTcggattttttgaaaaatagaataaGTTTTCGTTTGGatcttaaattcatctcaattcattttaactcatcattataatttttttaaattttaatataaaatataataaacaattcaattttttcaaatctcaaaataataataatattaaaaaataatattctaacaatattttatcatctcaattcaactcaactcaactcactttaacattcaaacacaacctaaaaagTGTcctgaatgattttttttttacttaataattaagaaaatattttttaatgatattatgaatttttttattttttaaaaaatgtttatgatgaataaaaaaatacataaaaaaaattaaaaaaaaaagtaaaatgtaCTATTCAGTTGCCTAATTCAGGACACTTTTTCGGTTGCTCTAGTAGAACTCGGATTTTTTTGAGTTGTCAGTTGTTGGAGTCCGAGGTGTTGCTGGATCGATTTCGACTCCTATTCTATGTTTAGACCGATTTCGATTTTAATATTCGAATCGGACtccgatattatatatatactaatatagttatatataactCGAACtgatatagttaaattcaataatatactagtatgagttaattattaaaaataaaacttcaagaaataaaatcatatacctcttattcaagttctaaatttgatCTAAGTATTAAGGAAAACTCTAAAATCAGGCGATTTGGTGTACCAATTGCGCACCAAATGCTGACGTGGTTGTACCATTTAATGAAACATAGAGCTCGATCCTTGCAGTTTTGCATGAGTGGTCTGTAGTGGAAGTAACTGAGAAAAAAGAAGGCAATTGAGAGCATGGTAGCGTCATCTCAACTACTCCACTTCCTCTTCCACCCACCTCAATCACAGCCACCACCTCttccctcctcctccttttctctttttctcaaaTTCAAACTCTTATTCTGCTCAACACCCTCCACCATAACCATTACAATCACACTATCCAAATCCTCCCTCCCCCAAATCCCACTCTACGGTACATCTCATTTCACTAATTTTCTTCAAACTCCTCTATTCTCTCAATCTTTAGCCACTCTCACTTCCTCCCCTCTTCATACTTTTAGTGCATCTTCAGCCTTACAAGAATGAGaaacaatagaagaagaagatgatgatgaagaggatTTTGACAATAGGATTCAAGAATATGACGGTGAGGTTGAGAGTGGAAGTGAAGACCCAGAATTGGGAGGGACTGATGGAGAGACTTCCCAAGTGATGATTGTGAGTTCTTTGTCTTCGTCACCTTTGAAATTGCTGGGTCTAagtgtgaagaagaagaagaaggagctaGCCTAGTATGCACACAGCTTGGGGAAGAAGCTCAAGTCTCAGTTGGTGGGCAAGTCTGGTGTTACTGCCAGCGTTGCTAGGTCGTTCATTGAGAACCTTGAAGCCAACGAACTTCTAAAGTTacccattaattaaaaaaaaatattttctttctctcatgGATTGGATGGTAGTTTGGTTATCTAGGTGAAGATAACTTTGGGTTTTCTATTCCTCATGGTgatggaaatgaaaatgaaagaagatttCGTTTGTTTCAATCTTTTCGTCTAAAACTTTTTGAAATATCTAGCCTGCCCGTTAGctgcacaaaaaaaaagaacgaaatTGAAGAATGTTTTGAATCTAATGGTTTCTCTGTTGTTTtcatctttgaaaaataatgtctAGATCATCTTGATTGGGTTTGGGATtctgttttctcttattttctcggCAAAAGTGCAGGCCACCACACACATTTACATTTGGACAGTGATATAGCATCTgacaaaagcaataaaataacAATTGGTACAAGGGTTGGCGCACCAACCCACTTGTACCTAGAAGAACTGAAGTATTAAAACTAGAATCACATgtcaaaaattcataaaaacacaaaacaaacgCGTGAGCCTCTTGTTTAAGTCCTAACTAAGCATTTTCATGTATAGCATTTATTCTATCAAGATCAAAaccaatattttcaaaaataatttcctaACACATAGATCAAACCCTTAcaaacatcatatataaatatcaaaaccattggatTATGTTTCcataataaaagattaaaaattttccataacagaaattattttgacacttccagttttcaactttccaaaacCATGcaaaactctttataaaaaCTATTAACATGCAACCAATCCAAACCTAACTTACATAGTAACATGTTAAATCTTAACCATAGAAAGATCTAAccaatattttaccaaaaatatcattaaaaaatcaaCGTTTCACACAAACATCCAGATTGTCATCCAGTATACCTTTGCATGTTAAAACCAACTTTTCACTTATCAAACCTCCATGAAAGCTTacccaaaatatatcaatataaactagactcaaatagaaacaaaatatatgatggactttcatgaaaaattgaCTTACAAAGACTTCAAAAAATTCGAGCAAGAACAGCTAAGAGATGCCTGAACATTCTCTCTCAAGTTCTATCTAGAAAATGGATTGTAAATGTAAATTGTGAAGTGTAAAAGGCAAAAGACGTGATATAAATGGTGTAAGGGCTAGCATGGGTGGCTGAATGACCTTTGGATGGGGGGTTGACGATCAAAGATTAGGGGACACGGGGCTGCATAGCTACTATTGGCAGCCGCAGTTCTGGTTAAGTGGATGGGCTATGATTTGTAGCCTTTTTGTCTTCCATCAAAGGATTATTAGGGGCTGAAGTGAGTTGTGGTGTCAGACCTTTTCTAGGCCTTGGGAAGGGGAAGAAACTTCCTGAAGAAGCCTCCTGTGGTGGTAACTTTTGATGGGCCCAAGATGGTCTTACTGATGGGCTCAAATCTGGGATTCTTTTGGCGTTTCGGTCGAgttcaagcccaaatctaaattttcttggcccaatatGGTTATCAAGATGTAATAGAGTGGTTAAAGATGCATGATTGGAAAATTGTGTGATTAATAGCATATATAAGTgattaatttaaatgattaaacactaaataaaaaatcggGCCACAAAAGGTTGAAGTTATGGTTTAGGGTTGCGGCTATCATGAGGCTTTTCgggtttcaattgaaatccGATGGTTTGGGtctcactagggttgaaaccatCTTTTGGTTGGCCATAAAGTGCTTGGTTTAATAGAATAACGTTTGGCTTACGTGGCATGATCACAATGCTTAAGTTTCCTTTCATTCCTTCACAATTTCCATCTCAAGGTTCCTCTTAGTGTAAAGGGTCatatactattcaccaagtgtgactaagatcttaccaagtgtcccAAAATCCTCTAGACTGATTTGGACAATACACACAAtgatttgaaaatcaattaaacTGGGTGCCACATGGCTCTATCACGaatgttactattcactctgaaaaatgcgaaaataaaaattacaccaaaaatcctaaataatcatacgAACATAGTGGTGCTATACGTTTCACGAAATTCGATTCCTATgtgctctaaaaaaaaattgagcacttttcatccaaaaaatgaaaaacgtattattgcactataaaattctaaatactCATCTAAGACTAATGGCGCAAGCCGTTTCTCAATCTCATACTCCTAAGTGtcttgaataaatgaaaatgcaCTTTTATCATCGTAACGGGTAAGaaactgactatgttgacagactaaaacctaagtcGTCGCTCGATTCGTGAAATCATTATGGGACTTCATGACGCTCCTACGGTCTAAATAAATTCATCCACTGAATTTCTGGAGGGCTATTACAGAACACTCGGTTGTGTCATTTACCAATCGATGCccctcaataaaaaaaaaatgcataactaAATTTTGTGTTGTACATCCAAGTGGTGACACCAAGCAAGACAATGCATAAATTTTCTactatttcaattttgaaattgttttaacAAACTATATGCTTACATTCTCACTTGGTCTTTTTACAAACATATGTCAAAGCTATCAATAAGAAGAAAACCATCTGGAAAACCAAGT containing:
- the LOC108993857 gene encoding PLASMODESMATA CALLOSE-BINDING PROTEIN 5-like isoform X2 — translated: MTTSFGLFSLLLLLTLPDFTLSRASIPNQRTVSRAQNGVVGTELWCVAKNNAEDAALQSALDWVCGPGAADCGPIQNGGPCYDPHDIQATASFAFNDYYLKHGLSDDGCFFDNTAALTSLNPSHDNCKFPSSLNVNNGSVSSLSAAGGLGSSEGISGCSQIAQQLFWPVITGHMFMLLTQIISQ
- the LOC108993857 gene encoding PLASMODESMATA CALLOSE-BINDING PROTEIN 5-like isoform X1 — its product is MTTSFGLFSLLLLLTLPDFTLSRASIPNQRTVSRAQNGVVGTELWCVAKNNAEDAALQSALDWVCGPGAADCGPIQNGGPCYDPHDIQATASFAFNDYYLKHGLSDDGCFFDNTAALTSLNPSHDNCKFPSSLNVNNGSVSSLSAAGGLGSSEGISGCSQIAQQLFWPVITGHMFMLLTQIISQW